Proteins encoded in a region of the Streptomyces sp. NBC_00513 genome:
- the acs gene encoding acetate--CoA ligase, which produces MPGDTTDTLGKGDVVSNESLANLLKEERRFAPPADLAAAANVTEAAYAQADADRLGFWAEQARRLTWDTEPTETLDWSNPPFAKWFADGKLNVAYNCVDRHVEAGNGDRVALHFEGEPGDSRSITYAQLKDEVSKAANALTELGVVAGDRVAVYLPMIPEAVVAMLACARVGAAHSVVFGGFSADAVASRIQDADAKLVITADGGYRRGKPSALKPAIDEAVGKCPQVKHVLVVQRTGQDTAFTEGRDVWWHEIVGRQSAEHTPQAFDAEHPLFILYTSGTTGKPKGILHTSGGYLTQAAYTHHAVFDLKPESDVYWCTADIGWVTGHSYIVYGPLANGATQVMYEGTPDTPHQGRFWEVVQKYGVTILYTAPTAIRTFMKWGDDIPAKFDLSSLRVLGSVGEPINPEAWIWYRKHIGGDRCPIVDTWWQTETGAMMISPLPGVTSTKPGSAQRALPGISATVVDDEANEVPNGGGGYLVLTEPWPSMLRTIWGDDQRFIDTYWSRFAGKYFAGDGAKKDDDGDIWLLGRVDDVMLVSGHNISTTEVESALVSHPSVAEAAVVGANDETTGQAIVAFVILRGSASETDTLVAELRNHVGATLGPIAKPKRILPVQELPKTRSGKIMRRLLRDVAENRAVGDVTTLADSSVMDLIQSKLPAAGSED; this is translated from the coding sequence ATGCCCGGGGACACAACGGACACCCTGGGAAAGGGAGATGTCGTGAGCAACGAAAGCCTGGCCAATCTGCTCAAAGAGGAGCGGCGGTTCGCACCGCCCGCCGATCTGGCCGCCGCCGCCAATGTGACCGAGGCTGCGTATGCACAGGCCGATGCGGACCGGCTGGGCTTCTGGGCCGAGCAGGCCCGGCGGCTGACCTGGGACACCGAGCCGACCGAGACGCTCGACTGGAGCAACCCGCCCTTCGCCAAGTGGTTCGCGGACGGCAAGCTGAACGTCGCGTACAACTGTGTGGACCGACACGTCGAGGCCGGCAACGGCGACCGCGTCGCCCTCCACTTCGAGGGTGAGCCCGGCGACAGCCGGTCGATCACCTACGCGCAGCTCAAGGACGAGGTCTCCAAGGCCGCCAACGCCCTGACCGAGCTGGGTGTCGTCGCAGGTGACCGCGTCGCCGTCTACCTCCCGATGATCCCCGAGGCCGTCGTCGCGATGCTCGCGTGCGCCCGTGTCGGCGCGGCGCACTCGGTGGTCTTCGGCGGTTTCTCCGCCGACGCCGTCGCCTCCCGCATCCAGGACGCCGACGCCAAGCTGGTCATCACCGCCGACGGCGGCTACCGCCGCGGCAAGCCCAGCGCGCTCAAGCCCGCCATCGACGAGGCCGTCGGCAAGTGTCCGCAGGTCAAGCATGTTCTGGTGGTGCAGCGCACCGGCCAGGACACCGCCTTCACCGAGGGCCGCGACGTCTGGTGGCACGAGATCGTCGGGCGTCAGTCCGCCGAGCACACCCCGCAGGCCTTCGACGCCGAGCACCCGCTGTTCATCCTCTACACCTCGGGGACCACGGGTAAGCCGAAGGGCATCCTGCACACCTCGGGCGGCTACCTGACGCAGGCCGCGTACACCCACCACGCGGTGTTCGACCTGAAGCCGGAGAGCGACGTCTACTGGTGCACCGCCGACATCGGCTGGGTCACCGGGCACTCGTACATCGTCTACGGGCCGCTCGCCAACGGTGCCACCCAGGTCATGTACGAGGGCACCCCGGACACCCCGCACCAGGGCCGCTTCTGGGAGGTCGTGCAGAAGTACGGCGTCACCATCCTCTACACGGCGCCCACGGCGATCCGCACGTTCATGAAGTGGGGCGACGACATCCCCGCGAAGTTCGACCTTTCGAGCCTGCGGGTGCTGGGCTCGGTCGGCGAGCCGATCAACCCCGAGGCCTGGATCTGGTACCGCAAGCACATCGGCGGCGACCGCTGCCCGATCGTGGACACCTGGTGGCAGACCGAGACCGGCGCGATGATGATCTCGCCGCTGCCGGGCGTCACCTCCACCAAGCCCGGTTCGGCCCAGCGCGCGCTGCCCGGCATCTCCGCCACCGTCGTGGACGACGAGGCGAACGAGGTCCCGAACGGCGGGGGCGGCTACCTCGTGCTCACCGAGCCGTGGCCGTCGATGCTGCGCACCATCTGGGGTGACGACCAGCGCTTCATCGACACGTACTGGTCGCGCTTCGCGGGCAAGTACTTCGCGGGCGACGGAGCCAAGAAGGACGACGACGGCGACATCTGGCTGCTCGGCCGGGTGGACGACGTGATGCTGGTGTCCGGCCACAACATCTCGACGACCGAGGTCGAGTCCGCGCTTGTCTCGCACCCGTCCGTCGCCGAGGCGGCGGTGGTCGGCGCGAACGACGAGACCACCGGCCAGGCCATCGTGGCCTTCGTCATCCTGCGCGGGAGCGCCTCGGAGACGGACACCCTGGTCGCCGAGCTGCGCAACCACGTGGGCGCCACGCTCGGTCCGATCGCCAAGCCGAAGCGGATCCTGCCGGTGCAGGAACTGCCGAAGACCCGCTCGGGCAAGATCATGCGTCGGCTGCTGCGCGACGTGGCGGAGAACCGGGCGGTCGGTGACGTCACCACGCTCGCGGACTCCTCGGTCATGGACCTGATCCAGAGCAAGTTGCCCGCCGCGGGCAGCGAGGACTGA
- the ssd gene encoding septum site-determining protein Ssd encodes MAGSKSCEAPESELSGGGRSSKRAEEVVPGGGRPLIITEDPLLLDDLLRLCAAAGAEPHVHHAVPEPDGAGAPGGGDGENVDLRASTLGSVGWDSAPLVLVGDDAARRVRGAPRRDAVLLVGRDLDDPLVWQRALEIGAEEVLRLPEAENRLVDRIADVVEGAGRPALAVGVIGGSGGAGASTLACALAVRAARAGERTILIDGDPLGGGMDVLLGGEGAEGLRWPDFAASRGRVGAGALEESLPELHALRVLSWDRGDRVVVPPAAMRSVVAAARRRGGVVVVDLPRRVDEAVAEVLAQLDLVLMLVPGELRAVAAAGRVAAGVRMVARDVRVVVRGRCPEGLDAEAVARLLGAPLAGEVPVEVGLPGRVAEGEPPGSRGRGALARFCDGFWRRALGSAQGVPA; translated from the coding sequence ATGGCTGGATCGAAGTCGTGTGAAGCACCGGAGTCCGAGCTGTCCGGTGGGGGAAGGTCGTCGAAGCGGGCGGAAGAGGTCGTGCCCGGTGGTGGCCGGCCGCTGATCATCACCGAGGACCCCCTGCTGCTCGACGACCTGCTGCGGCTGTGCGCCGCCGCCGGCGCCGAACCGCACGTCCACCACGCGGTGCCCGAACCGGACGGAGCCGGGGCCCCGGGAGGGGGTGACGGAGAGAACGTCGATCTCCGTGCATCGACACTTGGCAGCGTCGGTTGGGACTCCGCCCCGCTCGTGCTCGTCGGGGACGACGCGGCACGCCGGGTCCGCGGCGCGCCCCGCCGGGACGCGGTCCTTCTCGTCGGCCGGGATCTGGACGACCCGCTGGTGTGGCAGCGGGCGTTGGAGATCGGCGCCGAGGAGGTGCTGAGGCTCCCCGAGGCGGAGAACCGACTCGTCGACCGCATCGCCGACGTGGTGGAAGGGGCCGGGCGCCCCGCCCTCGCGGTCGGCGTGATCGGAGGCAGTGGCGGCGCCGGCGCGTCGACGCTGGCCTGCGCGCTCGCCGTACGGGCCGCGCGCGCCGGCGAACGCACCATCCTCATCGACGGGGACCCCCTCGGCGGGGGCATGGACGTCCTGCTCGGGGGTGAGGGCGCCGAAGGGCTGCGCTGGCCGGACTTCGCTGCCTCGCGGGGCCGGGTCGGGGCCGGGGCGCTGGAGGAGTCCCTGCCGGAACTGCACGCGCTTCGGGTGCTCAGCTGGGACCGAGGGGACCGGGTCGTGGTGCCGCCCGCCGCGATGCGCTCGGTGGTCGCCGCGGCCCGCCGCCGCGGCGGCGTGGTCGTCGTCGATCTGCCCCGACGGGTGGACGAGGCGGTGGCCGAGGTGCTGGCCCAGTTGGATCTCGTACTGATGCTGGTGCCCGGGGAGTTGAGGGCCGTGGCCGCAGCCGGGCGGGTGGCGGCAGGGGTGCGGATGGTCGCCCGGGACGTCCGCGTGGTCGTACGGGGACGCTGCCCCGAGGGGCTCGATGCCGAAGCCGTGGCCCGGCTGCTGGGTGCCCCCCTGGCCGGCGAGGTGCCGGTCGAGGTGGGACTGCCGGGACGGGTGGCCGAGGGGGAACCGCCGGGGTCCCGCGGGCGGGGCGCCCTGGCCCGCTTCTGCGACGGCTTCTGGCGGCGGGCTCTCGGATCCGCCCAGGGGGTGCCGGCATGA
- the nhaA gene encoding Na+/H+ antiporter NhaA has protein sequence MAAPRPTDDKSRKLLGRLSLPERRYVADALRTETVGGVLLLLAAVTALVWANVPGISNSYDSVRSFHIGPAALGLDLSIQHWAADGLLAIFFFVAGIELKRELVAGDLRDAKAAALPVIAALCGMAVPALVYVLVNVLGNGSISGWAVPTATDIAFALAVLAVIGTSLPSALRAFLLTLAVVDDLFAILIIAVFFTSDIDFLALGGALVGLVLFWFLLRKRVRGWYVYVPLALVIWGLMYNSGVHSTIAGVAMGLMLRCHREEGEEQSPGERIEHLVRPLSAALAVPLFALFSAGVSLSDKAIAQVFTRPETLGVVLGLVVGKTVGIFGGTWLAARFTKAELNEDLAWPDVLAVASLAGIGFTVSLLIGELAFADDATLMDEVKAAVLIGSLIAAIIASVMLKMRDRRYRALAEAEDRDEDLDGIPDIYEQDDPGYHLRMARIHEEKAAEHRRRAEAATAPGTASATTGPMEADTGGRTDGDRPA, from the coding sequence GTGGCCGCGCCCCGCCCCACCGACGACAAGAGCCGCAAGCTGCTCGGCCGACTCTCGCTGCCCGAGCGCCGCTACGTCGCCGATGCCCTGCGCACCGAGACCGTGGGTGGCGTACTGCTCCTGCTGGCCGCTGTCACCGCACTCGTGTGGGCGAACGTCCCCGGCATCTCGAACAGCTACGACAGCGTCCGGTCCTTCCACATCGGCCCCGCCGCCCTGGGCCTGGACCTCTCGATCCAGCACTGGGCGGCCGACGGCCTGTTGGCCATCTTCTTCTTCGTCGCCGGCATCGAGCTCAAACGCGAACTCGTCGCGGGCGACCTGCGCGACGCCAAGGCCGCCGCCCTCCCGGTGATCGCCGCCCTCTGCGGCATGGCGGTGCCCGCGCTGGTCTACGTACTGGTCAATGTCCTCGGCAACGGCTCGATCAGTGGTTGGGCCGTCCCGACCGCCACCGACATCGCCTTCGCCCTCGCCGTCCTCGCGGTCATCGGCACCTCGCTGCCGTCCGCCCTGCGCGCGTTCCTGCTGACCCTCGCGGTCGTCGACGACCTGTTCGCCATCCTGATCATCGCGGTGTTCTTCACCAGCGACATCGACTTCCTGGCGCTCGGCGGCGCCCTCGTGGGCCTGGTCCTCTTCTGGTTCCTGCTCCGCAAGCGCGTCCGCGGCTGGTACGTGTACGTCCCGCTGGCCCTGGTCATCTGGGGTCTGATGTACAACAGCGGGGTCCACTCCACCATCGCCGGCGTCGCCATGGGCCTGATGCTCCGCTGCCACCGCGAGGAAGGCGAGGAACAGTCCCCCGGCGAGCGCATCGAGCACCTCGTCCGTCCCCTCTCCGCGGCGCTGGCCGTACCCCTCTTCGCCCTGTTCTCCGCCGGCGTGTCCCTCTCCGACAAGGCCATCGCGCAGGTCTTCACCCGACCCGAGACCCTCGGTGTGGTCCTCGGCCTGGTCGTCGGCAAGACGGTGGGCATCTTCGGCGGCACCTGGCTGGCCGCGCGCTTCACCAAGGCTGAGCTCAACGAGGACCTCGCCTGGCCGGACGTGCTCGCCGTGGCCTCGCTCGCCGGCATCGGTTTCACCGTCTCCCTGCTGATCGGCGAACTCGCCTTCGCCGACGACGCCACCCTCATGGACGAGGTCAAGGCCGCCGTCCTCATCGGCTCGCTGATCGCCGCGATCATCGCGAGCGTGATGCTGAAGATGCGCGACCGCAGGTACCGGGCGCTCGCCGAGGCGGAGGATCGCGACGAGGACCTCGACGGAATCCCCGACATCTACGAGCAGGACGACCCCGGGTACCACCTGCGCATGGCGCGGATCCACGAGGAGAAGGCCGCGGAACACCGACGCAGGGCCGAGGCGGCGACGGCCCCGGGCACGGCGTCCGCCACGACCGGCCCAATGGAAGCGGACACCGGGGGCCGCACCGACGGCGACCGTCCGGCATGA
- a CDS encoding phage holin family protein — protein MSAVDQGPQGAERTLGQLVASATAEMSALVHDEIALAKAELRQDVKRAGVGSAAISIAGVFALFSLPVLSFAAAYGIHNLGLGLAWSFLIVGVAFLLLAGLLALLAVSKFKKVKPPEKSIASVKQTAAVVATVKPHPRAVSDNAVGVARSSS, from the coding sequence ATGAGCGCAGTGGACCAAGGGCCGCAAGGAGCCGAGCGCACGCTGGGTCAGCTGGTCGCGTCGGCCACCGCCGAGATGTCCGCCCTGGTGCACGACGAGATCGCCCTCGCGAAGGCGGAGCTGCGCCAGGACGTCAAGCGCGCGGGTGTCGGCAGCGCCGCCATCTCGATCGCGGGAGTGTTCGCGCTCTTCTCGCTGCCGGTGCTGAGCTTCGCCGCCGCGTACGGGATCCACAACCTCGGGCTCGGGCTCGCGTGGTCCTTCCTCATCGTCGGCGTCGCGTTCCTGCTGCTCGCGGGCCTGCTCGCGCTGCTGGCCGTGTCGAAGTTCAAGAAGGTCAAGCCGCCGGAGAAGTCGATCGCCTCCGTCAAGCAGACCGCGGCGGTCGTCGCGACCGTCAAGCCCCACCCGCGCGCGGTGAGTGACAACGCTGTGGGTGTGGCACGCTCGTCCTCATGA
- a CDS encoding HAD family phosphatase: MVGAYARGVENQPLPHSSPRTAAFFDLDKTVIAKSSTLTFSKSFYQGGLINRRAVLRTAYTQFFFLVGGADHDQMERMREYLSALCKGWNVQQVREIVAEALHDLIDPIIYDEAASLIEAHHTAGRDVVIVSTSGAEVVEPIGEMLGADRVVATRMVVGDDGCFTGEIEYYAYGPTKAEAVRELAESEGYDLARCYAYSDSITDVPMLEAVGHPHAVNPDRALRREAVAREWPVLVFNRPVRLKQRLPGSMTSRPALVAAAAVGAAAATAGLVWYASRRRAGASAV, from the coding sequence ATGGTGGGCGCATATGCTCGGGGCGTGGAAAATCAGCCCTTGCCGCACTCCTCGCCTCGGACCGCTGCCTTCTTCGACCTGGACAAGACGGTCATTGCGAAGTCGAGCACTCTGACGTTCAGCAAGTCCTTCTACCAGGGTGGCCTGATCAACCGGCGGGCCGTACTGCGCACCGCGTACACCCAGTTCTTCTTCTTGGTCGGCGGCGCCGACCACGATCAGATGGAGCGGATGCGGGAGTACCTGTCCGCCCTTTGCAAGGGGTGGAACGTCCAGCAGGTGCGCGAGATCGTCGCCGAAGCACTGCACGACCTCATCGACCCGATCATCTACGACGAGGCCGCGTCCCTCATCGAGGCCCACCACACGGCCGGCCGTGACGTGGTGATCGTGTCGACCTCCGGCGCCGAAGTGGTCGAGCCGATCGGCGAGATGCTCGGTGCGGACCGTGTCGTGGCCACCCGGATGGTGGTCGGCGACGACGGCTGCTTCACGGGCGAGATCGAGTACTACGCCTACGGACCGACGAAGGCGGAGGCCGTACGCGAGCTCGCCGAGTCTGAGGGGTACGACCTCGCGCGGTGCTACGCGTACAGCGACTCGATCACCGACGTGCCGATGTTGGAGGCGGTGGGACATCCCCATGCCGTCAATCCCGACCGGGCGTTGCGTCGCGAGGCGGTCGCACGGGAGTGGCCGGTGCTGGTGTTCAACAGGCCCGTGCGGTTGAAGCAGCGGCTGCCGGGGTCCATGACCTCCCGACCGGCCCTGGTGGCCGCCGCGGCGGTCGGCGCGGCCGCCGCCACGGCCGGGCTCGTCTGGTACGCGAGCCGGCGGCGGGCAGGCGCCTCCGCCGTATAG
- a CDS encoding SulP family inorganic anion transporter, translated as MTATTEGAAEDSTGTALSPPAPTPPPVPPVSVKSFPADLSASIAVFLIALPLSLGIALATGAPLQAGLVAAAVGGIVAGRLGGAPLQVSGPAAGLTVVTAELIQRYGWRTTCAITVLAGCCQLGLAFLRTARSALMVSPAIVHGMLAGIGVTIALAQLHIVLGGTPQSSAVANVQGLPGQLADLHPVALGISALTLAVLLGWPRLPGRIGRNLRRVPAALAAVATATAFAALAGLSLPRVDLPSWRSHALPELPEGPVLGLLAAVLTITLVGSVESLLSAVATDKLIASERGTDNRPPRVDLNRELRGQGAANIVSGALGGLPVTGVAVRSVANVKAGATSRNSSMMHGLWVLIAAALLVPVLDLIPLAALAALVMAVGVQMVSITHLRTVTRHREVLVYATTIVAVVLGGVLEGVAVGVAVAVGLALHRLARTRITVEVIDGVHRVWARGQLTFLAVPRLSRVLNQIPHDRHAVIELDGSFMDHAAYETLHDWQDSHRAHGGSVEVTGRSHNRTPETDRGMADRGKGPGSGQRGTHQCCRPWTPWQNHCDHRADIDSGDSTGAKERTSPGAPTVGSAVEPRRRGAGRLANGISAFQRDTAPHVRDELARLAREGQRPSQLFLTCADSRLVTSMITASGPGDLFTVRNVGNLVPLPGAESTDDSVAAAIEYAVDVLQVDSITVCGHSGCGAMQALLNSHPGTPMTPLRRWLRHGLPSLERMASRHHAWARIAGRLPADAVEQLCLTNVVQQLDHLRAHESVARRLAEGTLELHGMYFHVGEAQAYLLSEGEDFFDCRVFDSVGQRA; from the coding sequence ATGACAGCCACCACTGAAGGCGCCGCCGAAGACTCCACGGGCACCGCCCTCTCACCCCCAGCGCCCACCCCACCTCCCGTACCTCCCGTTTCCGTCAAGAGCTTCCCGGCGGACCTCTCCGCCTCCATCGCCGTCTTCCTGATCGCCCTGCCGCTCTCCCTGGGCATCGCCCTGGCCACGGGCGCCCCACTACAGGCGGGGCTGGTGGCCGCGGCCGTCGGCGGGATCGTGGCCGGACGGCTCGGGGGCGCGCCGCTCCAGGTCAGCGGCCCCGCCGCCGGCCTCACGGTGGTCACCGCCGAACTGATCCAGCGCTACGGGTGGCGCACCACCTGCGCCATCACCGTGCTCGCCGGCTGCTGCCAACTCGGGCTCGCCTTCCTGCGTACGGCCCGGTCCGCGCTGATGGTGAGCCCGGCGATCGTGCACGGCATGCTCGCCGGCATCGGCGTGACCATCGCGCTGGCGCAACTGCACATCGTCCTCGGCGGCACCCCGCAGAGCTCCGCCGTGGCCAACGTCCAGGGCCTGCCCGGTCAGTTGGCCGACCTTCATCCGGTCGCGCTGGGCATCAGCGCGCTCACCCTGGCCGTCCTGCTCGGTTGGCCGCGGCTACCGGGGCGGATCGGCCGGAACCTGCGCAGAGTTCCCGCCGCGCTGGCGGCCGTCGCCACGGCCACCGCGTTCGCCGCCCTGGCGGGTCTCAGCCTGCCCCGGGTGGACCTGCCGTCCTGGCGCAGCCACGCACTGCCCGAGCTGCCCGAGGGCCCGGTCCTCGGCCTCCTCGCCGCGGTGCTGACCATCACGCTGGTCGGCAGCGTGGAGTCGCTGCTGTCCGCGGTCGCGACCGACAAACTGATCGCCTCCGAGCGGGGCACGGACAACCGTCCGCCGCGCGTCGACCTCAACCGTGAACTGCGCGGACAGGGCGCGGCGAACATCGTCTCCGGGGCGCTGGGCGGGCTGCCCGTCACGGGCGTGGCGGTCCGTAGCGTCGCCAACGTCAAAGCCGGTGCCACCAGCCGCAATTCCTCGATGATGCACGGCCTCTGGGTACTGATCGCGGCCGCGCTGCTCGTCCCGGTCCTCGATCTGATCCCGCTCGCCGCGCTGGCCGCCCTGGTGATGGCGGTGGGCGTGCAGATGGTGAGCATCACGCATCTGCGCACCGTCACCCGACACCGTGAAGTCCTGGTCTACGCGACGACGATCGTGGCCGTGGTGCTCGGAGGGGTGCTGGAGGGGGTCGCCGTTGGTGTGGCGGTGGCCGTCGGCCTGGCCCTGCACCGTCTCGCGCGGACCCGGATCACGGTGGAGGTGATCGACGGGGTCCACCGCGTATGGGCACGCGGTCAGTTGACCTTCCTCGCGGTGCCCCGGTTGAGTCGGGTGCTGAACCAGATCCCGCACGACCGGCACGCGGTGATCGAGTTGGACGGCTCGTTCATGGACCACGCGGCGTACGAGACCCTGCACGACTGGCAGGACTCCCATCGGGCGCACGGCGGTTCGGTGGAGGTCACCGGCCGCTCCCACAACCGGACCCCCGAGACCGACCGCGGCATGGCGGACCGGGGCAAGGGCCCCGGATCGGGCCAGCGCGGAACCCACCAGTGCTGTCGCCCCTGGACCCCCTGGCAGAACCACTGCGACCACCGGGCCGACATCGACTCGGGCGACTCCACGGGCGCGAAGGAGCGTACGAGCCCCGGCGCCCCCACGGTCGGTTCCGCGGTCGAGCCCCGGCGGCGCGGAGCGGGCCGGCTGGCCAACGGCATCAGCGCGTTCCAGCGCGACACCGCCCCCCACGTCCGTGATGAACTGGCCCGACTGGCGCGCGAGGGGCAGCGGCCCTCGCAGCTCTTCCTCACCTGCGCGGACTCCCGCCTGGTCACCAGCATGATCACGGCCAGCGGCCCCGGGGACCTGTTCACCGTGCGCAACGTGGGCAACCTGGTGCCGTTGCCGGGCGCCGAGTCCACGGACGATTCGGTCGCCGCGGCGATCGAGTACGCCGTGGACGTGCTCCAGGTGGACAGCATCACGGTGTGCGGCCACTCGGGCTGCGGGGCCATGCAGGCCCTGCTGAACTCCCACCCCGGCACCCCCATGACCCCGCTGCGCCGCTGGTTGCGGCACGGTCTGCCCAGCCTGGAGCGGATGGCCAGCCGTCATCACGCGTGGGCCCGGATCGCGGGCCGGCTCCCGGCCGATGCCGTGGAACAGCTGTGCCTGACCAATGTGGTGCAGCAGTTGGATCACTTGCGGGCGCACGAATCGGTCGCCCGCCGGCTCGCCGAGGGCACGCTGGAACTGCACGGCATGTACTTCCACGTGGGCGAGGCCCAGGCGTATCTGCTCTCGGAGGGCGAGGACTTCTTCGACTGCCGGGTCTTCGACAGCGTCGGTCAGCGCGCCTGA
- a CDS encoding ATP-binding protein — protein MKIAFVGKGGSGKTTLSSLFIRHLAANEAPVVAVDADINQHLGVALGLGEDEAAEMPALGAHLSLIKDYLRGSNPRIASADAMIKTTPPGTGSRLLRVTEDNPVYEACARTLMLDGEPVRLMATGPFTEADLGVACYHSKVGAVELCLNHLVDGPDEYVVVDMTAGSDSFASGMFTRFDMTFLVAEPTRKGVSVYRQYKEYARDFGIALKVIGNKVQGPEDIEFLQDEVGDDLLVTVGHSDWVRSMEKGHPARFELLEATNRLALQALQDAAEDSYADRDWARYTQQMVHFHLRNAESWGNAKTGVDLAEQVDPDFVLRENPSAEVVSPRPTLTRPTPQPA, from the coding sequence ATGAAGATCGCTTTCGTGGGAAAGGGCGGCAGCGGTAAGACCACGCTGTCCTCCCTCTTCATCCGCCACCTTGCCGCCAATGAAGCCCCCGTCGTCGCGGTGGACGCCGACATCAACCAGCATCTCGGCGTGGCCCTCGGGCTCGGCGAGGACGAGGCCGCCGAGATGCCCGCCCTGGGCGCGCACCTGTCCCTCATCAAGGACTACCTGCGCGGATCGAACCCGCGCATCGCGTCCGCCGACGCTATGATCAAGACCACTCCGCCCGGGACCGGCTCGCGCCTGTTGCGGGTCACCGAGGACAACCCGGTGTACGAGGCGTGCGCGCGCACGCTGATGCTCGACGGCGAGCCCGTCCGCCTGATGGCCACCGGGCCGTTCACCGAGGCGGACCTGGGCGTGGCCTGCTACCACTCGAAGGTCGGGGCAGTCGAACTCTGCCTCAACCATCTGGTCGACGGTCCGGACGAGTACGTGGTCGTCGACATGACCGCCGGTTCGGACTCCTTCGCGTCGGGCATGTTCACCCGCTTCGACATGACCTTCCTGGTGGCCGAGCCGACCCGCAAGGGCGTCTCCGTCTACCGCCAGTACAAGGAGTACGCCCGGGACTTCGGGATCGCGCTCAAGGTGATCGGCAACAAGGTGCAGGGGCCGGAGGACATCGAGTTCCTCCAGGACGAGGTCGGCGACGACCTGCTGGTCACCGTCGGGCATTCGGACTGGGTGCGGTCGATGGAGAAGGGGCACCCCGCCCGGTTCGAGCTGCTGGAGGCGACCAACCGGCTCGCGCTGCAGGCGCTCCAGGACGCCGCCGAGGACTCGTACGCCGACCGCGACTGGGCCCGGTACACGCAGCAGATGGTCCACTTCCACCTGCGGAACGCCGAGAGCTGGGGGAACGCGAAGACCGGGGTCGACCTGGCGGAACAGGTCGACCCCGATTTCGTCCTCCGCGAGAACCCGAGCGCGGAGGTGGTCAGCCCTCGTCCGACCCTGACTCGGCCGACTCCGCAGCCGGCTTGA
- a CDS encoding oxidoreductase, translated as MSSAADPLAPLAGLPGVSDSVDSVRKAVDRVYGHRVMRRRSGEIASEAALRGARGSAALSGADWALEEVRRRTDFGSESQARAVGAALRLTAEAGQLLSIWRQSPMRVLARLHLVASGSTTAAPDASAPSAIEGDTVGRPRLAGEPVDEPLIDLPLPSAEEVAGRLDGLSRLIIAGGSSPALITASVVHGELLALRPFGTYNGLVARAAERIVLINSGLDPKAICPAEVGHAEQGAQAYVAAFEGYVSGTAEGMGAWIAHCGRAIELGSRESMAVCEALQRGAA; from the coding sequence ATGAGTAGCGCTGCTGACCCGCTGGCCCCACTGGCCGGGCTGCCGGGTGTCTCCGATTCCGTGGATTCCGTACGCAAGGCCGTGGACCGGGTGTACGGGCACCGGGTGATGCGTCGTCGCAGCGGGGAGATCGCCTCGGAGGCGGCGCTGCGCGGCGCGCGCGGGAGCGCGGCGTTGTCGGGCGCCGACTGGGCCCTGGAAGAGGTGCGTCGCCGAACCGACTTCGGCTCGGAGTCGCAGGCGCGGGCGGTGGGTGCCGCCCTGCGCCTGACGGCCGAGGCCGGGCAGCTCCTGAGCATCTGGCGGCAGTCCCCGATGCGTGTCCTCGCGCGCCTGCACCTGGTCGCGTCGGGTTCGACGACGGCGGCTCCGGACGCGTCCGCGCCGTCGGCGATCGAGGGCGACACGGTGGGGCGGCCTCGTCTGGCGGGTGAACCGGTGGACGAGCCACTGATCGACCTGCCGCTCCCGAGTGCCGAGGAGGTCGCGGGCCGGTTGGACGGGCTGTCGCGGCTGATCATCGCGGGAGGCTCCTCGCCGGCGCTGATCACGGCATCGGTGGTGCATGGTGAACTGCTGGCCCTGCGTCCCTTCGGGACCTACAACGGTCTGGTCGCACGGGCGGCCGAACGGATCGTGCTGATCAACAGCGGGCTCGACCCGAAGGCCATCTGCCCGGCCGAGGTCGGCCACGCGGAACAGGGTGCGCAGGCCTACGTCGCGGCCTTCGAGGGGTACGTGTCCGGAACCGCGGAGGGCATGGGCGCCTGGATCGCACACTGCGGCCGGGCGATCGAGCTGGGTTCCCGGGAATCGATGGCGGTCTGCGAGGCGCTCCAGCGCGGCGCGGCCTGA